The following are encoded in a window of Harmonia axyridis chromosome 7, icHarAxyr1.1, whole genome shotgun sequence genomic DNA:
- the LOC123683871 gene encoding SH3 and multiple ankyrin repeat domains protein 3 isoform X6, with the protein MVNSINISLDTLKECEEISPKMEAEGDRGCSEEGYLLVRIQVPELNIQKCLQFPRDQLVWDVKQQCLASLPKELKESFNYGLFSPPENGRAGKFLDEERRLGDYPFNGPVGYLELKYKRRVYKMISVDEKQLKSLHTRTNLRRFLEYVQNGQVEKVTKMCSKGLDPNFHCQDSGETPLTISTSIKKPAKVIIALVNGGALLDYRTKDGSTAMHRSVENRNLEAMKTLLELGASPNYKDCKGLTPLYLTVTHNVDPQFTECLLHDHASIGAQDLQGWQEVHQACKNGQLQHLEHLLFYGADMNAQNASGNTPLHVCGVNGQESCARQLLFRGADRNALNFANQNPYQVAVIAGNLELAEVIESYRQEDVVRFRGPPSYNPKRRSAIGWLHRAPSLSTLALPPSPCPSDRSSVPFSSASSSLSDGSAPAGEMDTASIVTDKSLGDTSDIISDSSGVGTANSDTNCSLSMPGTTVVCIEPYVSKEEGHISIREGDILEVTGATDCGYLEGNLRSSGNRSGLFPAHCVQEVRLRHNIQPAMIVAADSRQQMQHQQRSRNTRVLGRRESNSKQFATTPRSKKYADIPNARPRTVVLHKGRKGFGFILRGAKATSPLMELTPSEKCPGLQYLDDVDVGGVADMAGLKKGDFLLEINNDDVSSASHEHVVDLIRKSGNLVQMTVVSIEPESVGGIPMSKSTFLPGGNVDVPNSRQYATLPRKIGGNQGIMNRSLQAPLPPRRDPKTTLSVGRARAKSMVAGLVEEGEREETEDLTKSSSVESIHKMTDISKFGTLVTKTASIRQRPISGRVTSSELEELFEKQKSEDVYGKNSLMISSRFQAGGTISSHPSSPAKTRVYASVAEMKRNKSKNTKVRFTNLFSKGKGELRRDFHSTPDLTQELAMMSVKNHRSQEDLVLLQNRTLPPTHPPPPPPAMVQMVKVDNRISKTEYDNLAHKNSPREGIISSFKPSANAKLYASPEDMKQVGYRSKSLPSHSARPQVRKSQSMRSNATFKPTCTSSPPNEPQVNKNNPYAQPIQTSRSNSSASMKDRLRKIPTSKSASNVMVTSPGDTPSIPEPDYSCSESEGESDEENKNSSSLASRLTAVQLQPVENSGNSNASGSSSGSSSVPPSFTADEIQKGRSMLKSSKSYPEDFLRRNESDIRVEDGDNSSSGVSSDQEAHSNMNSEYPERMTNELPSSKKHLTGLFTKQSSLPVKFQPPITQASAGKKEFRLPPPPEFIESETNVDAASTLAVIAPIAPPPQFSDDRRVTRVRIVGAVPKDAPPPAAKTAQPNLKHGRLHSQ; encoded by the exons gAACTCAAGGAAAGCTTTAATTACGGCCTGTTCAGCCCTCCGGAAAATGGAAGGGCCGGGAAATTCCTGGATGAAGAACGTCGTCTCGGGGATTATCCCTTTAACGGACCTGTGGGATATCTGGAG TTGAAGTATAAACGAAGGGTCTACAAAATGATATCGGTAGATGAAAAGCAACTGAAAAGCCTCCACACCAGAACAAATCTGAGGAGATTCCTGGAATATGTACAGAATGGCCAGGTGGAAAAAGTCACGAAAATGTGCTCAAAAGGTCTCGATCCCAATTTTCACTGCCAGGATTCAGGAG AAACTCCCCTCACGATCTCGACGTCCATCAAGAAGCCGGCCAAGGTGATCATAGCCCTGGTGAACGGTGGAGCACTCTTGGACTACCGGACGAAGGACGGGTCCACGGCCATGCACCGTTCGGTGGAAAACAGGAACCTGGAGGCCATGAAGACGCTCCTGGAACTGGGCGCCTCGCCCAACTACAAAGACTGCAAGGGATTGACTCCCCTTTACCTCACCGTAACCCACAACGTGGATCCCCAATTCACAGAGTGTTTGTTGCACGACCACGCGTCGATAGGTGCCCAGGATCTGCAAGGATGGCAGGAGGTGCATCAG GCATGCAAGAACGGACAGCTCCAGCACTTGGAGCATCTTCTGTTCTACGGAGCAGACATGAATGCTCAAAACGCTTCCGGTAATACGCCCCTCCACGTGTGTGGTGTCAACGGGCAAGAGTCCTGCGCTCGTCAGCTGCTCTTCAGGGGAGCGGACAGAAACGCGCTGAACTTTGCCAATCAGAATCCTTATCAGGTGGCTGTTATAGCTGGAAACTTGGAACTGGCCGAAGTCATCGAGAGCTATCGACAAGAGGATGTGG TCCGGTTCCGAGGCCCCCCCAGCTATAACCCGAAGCGTAGGTCCGCTATTGGATGGCTCCATCGAGCCCCATCTCTGAGTACCCTAGCCTTGCCCCCAAGTCCCTGTCCTAGTGACCGATCTTCTGTCCCCTTCAGCTCAGCCAGTTCCAGCCTCAGCGATGGCAGCGCCCCAGCGGGCGAAATGGATACCGCCAGTATTGTCACAG ATAAGAGTCTTGGCGATACCAGTGACATCATCAGCGACAGTTCCGGTGTGGGTACTGCGAATTCTGACACCAACTGTAGCCTATCAATGCCTGGTACTACCGTTGTTTGTATAGAACCCTACGTCTCTAAAGAAGAAGGTCATATATCGATAAGAGAAGGTGATATTTTAGAAG tAACTGGTGCTACAGACTGTGGATATTTAGAGGGTAATTTGAGAAGCAGCGGCAATCGTAGCGGTCTATTTCCGGCTCATTGTGTGCAGGAAGTTCGTCTAAGACATAACATTCAACCAGCTATGATTGTGGCGGCAGATTCTAGACAACAGATGCAGCATCAACAGAGATCTCGTAATACCAGGGTGTTGGGTAGAAGAGAGAGCAATTCCAAACAGTTCGCTACGACACCAAGATCTAAGAA ATACGCAGACATCCCGAACGCCAGACCAAGGACGGTGGTCTTGCACAAAGGCCGTAAAGGCTTCGGTTTCATTCTGAGAGGCGCCAAGGCAACGTCGCCGCTCATGGAACTGACACCTTCGGAAAAATGTCCCGGTCTTCAATACCTGGACGACGTGGACGTCGGCGGTGTGGCCGACATGGCCGGACTGAAGAAGGGCGACTTCCTCCTGGAAATCAACAACGACGACGTCTCCTCGGCCTCCCACGAGCACGTGGTGGATCTGATCAGGAAGTCCGGCAACCTTGTACAGATGACCGTGGTGTCCATAGAGCCGGAAAGCGTGGGAGGCATCCCCATGAGCAAGTCCACGTTTTTACCCGGTGGTAACGTCGACGTACCGAACAGTAGGCAGTATGCGACGTTGCCAAGGAAGATCGGAGGGAATCAGGGTATCATGAACAGATCGCTGCAAGCGCCACTTCCTCCAAGGAGGGATCCCAAGACGACGCTCAGCGTTGGGAGAGCCAGGGCGAAGAGTATGGTTGCGGGTTTAG TAGAAGAAGGAGAAAGAGAAGAGACTGAAGACTTAACGAAGTCAAGTTCGGTGGAGTCTATACACAAAATGACGGACATCTCGAAATTTGGCACGCTGGTAACGAAGACTGCTTCGATCAGGCAGAGACCTATTTCCGGAAGGGTCACCTCCAGCGAATTGGAGGAGCTGTTCGAGAAGCAAAAGTCCGAGGATGTTTATGGCAAAAACTCACTAATGATCAGTTCGAGGTTTCAAGCTGGGGGAACTATTTCTAGTCATCCAAGTTCTCCTGCTAAGACTAGGGTGTACGCTAGTGTGGCCGAGATGAAGAGGAATAAGAGTAAG AATACGAAGGTCCGATTCACCAACTTATTCTCGAAGGGCAAGGGTGAACTGAGAAGGGATTTCCACAGCACGCCCGACTTGACTCAAGAGTTGGCCATGATGTCCGTCAAGAACCATCGGAGCCAAGAGGACTTGGTCCTTCTCCAGAATAGAACTCTACCTCCTACGCATCCTCCACCACCTCCACCGGCCATGGTTCAGATGGTCAAGGTGGATAACAGGATTTCCAAGACGGAATATGACAATTTGGCCCACAAGAATTCTCCCAGAGAAG gaataatttcatccttcaaaccaTCAGCTAATGCCAAACTCTATGCCTCACCTGAAGACATGAAACAGGTGGGATATAGATCAAAAAGCCTTCCTTCTCATTCGGCAAGACCTCAAGTAAGAAAATCACAAAGCATGAGATCTAATGCTACTTTCAAGCCGACCTGTACAAGTTCGCCGCCAAATGAACCTCAAGTCAATAAAAACAATCCCTATGCTCAACCGATACAAACATCGAGGTCGAATTCATCCGCAA GTATGAAAGATAGACTGAGAAAAATACCTACCAGTAAATCAGCTTCAAATGTCATGGTCACATCCCCTGGAGATACGCCATCCATTCCGGAACCTGATTACAGTTGTAGCGAGTCGGAAGGTGAATCTGACGAGGAGAACAAAAACAGCTCGAGTCTGGCTTCTAGGTTAACAGCGGTACAGCTGCAGCCGGTGGAAAACAGTGGAAACAGCAATGCAAG TGGAAGCAGTTCTGGCAGCAGTTCAGTTCCTCCAAGTTTCACCGCGGATGAAATACAAAAAGGTAGATCGATGTTGAAATCGTCCAAGTCTTATCCAGAAGATTTCTTGAGAAGAAACGAGTCTGACATAAGGGTGGAAGACGGTGACAATAGTTCTTCAGGTGTCAGTTCTGACCAAGAAGCTCATAGCAATATGAACTCAGAATATCCCGAAAGAATGACCAATGAATTACCAAGTTCGAAAAAACACCTCACAG gattatttacGAAGCAATCTAGTCTACCTGTTAAATTTCAACCACCGATAACTCAAGCCTCAgctggaaaaaaagaattccgACTTCCTCCACCTCCAGAATTCATCGAGTCAGAAACTAACGTTGATGCTGCTAGCACCCTAGCTGTTATAGCACCCATAGCCCCTCCACCACAGTTCAGCGACGATCGACGAGTAACTAGAGTTAGAATAGTGGGAGCCGTTCCCAAAGATGCTCCACCACCCGCAGCAAAAACTGCTCAACCGAACCTAAAACATGGGAGGTTACATAGTCAATGA
- the LOC123683871 gene encoding SH3 and multiple ankyrin repeat domains protein 3 isoform X3, whose amino-acid sequence MVNSINISLDTLKECEEISPKMEAEGDRGCSEEGYLLVRIQVPELNIQKCLQFPRDQLVWDVKQQCLASLPKVATWYRELKESFNYGLFSPPENGRAGKFLDEERRLGDYPFNGPVGYLELKYKRRVYKMISVDEKQLKSLHTRTNLRRFLEYVQNGQVEKVTKMCSKGLDPNFHCQDSGETPLTISTSIKKPAKVIIALVNGGALLDYRTKDGSTAMHRSVENRNLEAMKTLLELGASPNYKDCKGLTPLYLTVTHNVDPQFTECLLHDHASIGAQDLQGWQEVHQACKNGQLQHLEHLLFYGADMNAQNASGNTPLHVCGVNGQESCARQLLFRGADRNALNFANQNPYQVAVIAGNLELAEVIESYRQEDVVRFRGPPSYNPKRRSAIGWLHRAPSLSTLALPPSPCPSDRSSVPFSSASSSLSDGSAPAGEMDTASIVTVLALGVADKSLGDTSDIISDSSGVGTANSDTNCSLSMPGTTVVCIEPYVSKEEGHISIREGDILEVTGATDCGYLEGNLRSSGNRSGLFPAHCVQEVRLRHNIQPAMIVAADSRQQMQHQQRSRNTRVLGRRESNSKQFATTPRSKKYADIPNARPRTVVLHKGRKGFGFILRGAKATSPLMELTPSEKCPGLQYLDDVDVGGVADMAGLKKGDFLLEINNDDVSSASHEHVVDLIRKSGNLVQMTVVSIEPESVGGIPMSKSTFLPGGNVDVPNSRQYATLPRKIGGNQGIMNRSLQAPLPPRRDPKTTLSVGRARAKSMVAGLEEGEREETEDLTKSSSVESIHKMTDISKFGTLVTKTASIRQRPISGRVTSSELEELFEKQKSEDVYGKNSLMISSRFQAGGTISSHPSSPAKTRVYASVAEMKRNKSKNTKVRFTNLFSKGKGELRRDFHSTPDLTQELAMMSVKNHRSQEDLVLLQNRTLPPTHPPPPPPAMVQMVKVDNRISKTEYDNLAHKNSPREGIISSFKPSANAKLYASPEDMKQVGYRSKSLPSHSARPQVRKSQSMRSNATFKPTCTSSPPNEPQVNKNNPYAQPIQTSRSNSSASMKDRLRKIPTSKSASNVMVTSPGDTPSIPEPDYSCSESEGESDEENKNSSSLASRLTAVQLQPVENSGNSNASGSSSGSSSVPPSFTADEIQKGRSMLKSSKSYPEDFLRRNESDIRVEDGDNSSSGVSSDQEAHSNMNSEYPERMTNELPSSKKHLTGLFTKQSSLPVKFQPPITQASAGKKEFRLPPPPEFIESETNVDAASTLAVIAPIAPPPQFSDDRRVTRVRIVGAVPKDAPPPAAKTAQPNLKHGRLHSQ is encoded by the exons gAACTCAAGGAAAGCTTTAATTACGGCCTGTTCAGCCCTCCGGAAAATGGAAGGGCCGGGAAATTCCTGGATGAAGAACGTCGTCTCGGGGATTATCCCTTTAACGGACCTGTGGGATATCTGGAG TTGAAGTATAAACGAAGGGTCTACAAAATGATATCGGTAGATGAAAAGCAACTGAAAAGCCTCCACACCAGAACAAATCTGAGGAGATTCCTGGAATATGTACAGAATGGCCAGGTGGAAAAAGTCACGAAAATGTGCTCAAAAGGTCTCGATCCCAATTTTCACTGCCAGGATTCAGGAG AAACTCCCCTCACGATCTCGACGTCCATCAAGAAGCCGGCCAAGGTGATCATAGCCCTGGTGAACGGTGGAGCACTCTTGGACTACCGGACGAAGGACGGGTCCACGGCCATGCACCGTTCGGTGGAAAACAGGAACCTGGAGGCCATGAAGACGCTCCTGGAACTGGGCGCCTCGCCCAACTACAAAGACTGCAAGGGATTGACTCCCCTTTACCTCACCGTAACCCACAACGTGGATCCCCAATTCACAGAGTGTTTGTTGCACGACCACGCGTCGATAGGTGCCCAGGATCTGCAAGGATGGCAGGAGGTGCATCAG GCATGCAAGAACGGACAGCTCCAGCACTTGGAGCATCTTCTGTTCTACGGAGCAGACATGAATGCTCAAAACGCTTCCGGTAATACGCCCCTCCACGTGTGTGGTGTCAACGGGCAAGAGTCCTGCGCTCGTCAGCTGCTCTTCAGGGGAGCGGACAGAAACGCGCTGAACTTTGCCAATCAGAATCCTTATCAGGTGGCTGTTATAGCTGGAAACTTGGAACTGGCCGAAGTCATCGAGAGCTATCGACAAGAGGATGTGG TCCGGTTCCGAGGCCCCCCCAGCTATAACCCGAAGCGTAGGTCCGCTATTGGATGGCTCCATCGAGCCCCATCTCTGAGTACCCTAGCCTTGCCCCCAAGTCCCTGTCCTAGTGACCGATCTTCTGTCCCCTTCAGCTCAGCCAGTTCCAGCCTCAGCGATGGCAGCGCCCCAGCGGGCGAAATGGATACCGCCAGTATTGTCACAG TGCTTGCACTGGGTGTTGCAGATAAGAGTCTTGGCGATACCAGTGACATCATCAGCGACAGTTCCGGTGTGGGTACTGCGAATTCTGACACCAACTGTAGCCTATCAATGCCTGGTACTACCGTTGTTTGTATAGAACCCTACGTCTCTAAAGAAGAAGGTCATATATCGATAAGAGAAGGTGATATTTTAGAAG tAACTGGTGCTACAGACTGTGGATATTTAGAGGGTAATTTGAGAAGCAGCGGCAATCGTAGCGGTCTATTTCCGGCTCATTGTGTGCAGGAAGTTCGTCTAAGACATAACATTCAACCAGCTATGATTGTGGCGGCAGATTCTAGACAACAGATGCAGCATCAACAGAGATCTCGTAATACCAGGGTGTTGGGTAGAAGAGAGAGCAATTCCAAACAGTTCGCTACGACACCAAGATCTAAGAA ATACGCAGACATCCCGAACGCCAGACCAAGGACGGTGGTCTTGCACAAAGGCCGTAAAGGCTTCGGTTTCATTCTGAGAGGCGCCAAGGCAACGTCGCCGCTCATGGAACTGACACCTTCGGAAAAATGTCCCGGTCTTCAATACCTGGACGACGTGGACGTCGGCGGTGTGGCCGACATGGCCGGACTGAAGAAGGGCGACTTCCTCCTGGAAATCAACAACGACGACGTCTCCTCGGCCTCCCACGAGCACGTGGTGGATCTGATCAGGAAGTCCGGCAACCTTGTACAGATGACCGTGGTGTCCATAGAGCCGGAAAGCGTGGGAGGCATCCCCATGAGCAAGTCCACGTTTTTACCCGGTGGTAACGTCGACGTACCGAACAGTAGGCAGTATGCGACGTTGCCAAGGAAGATCGGAGGGAATCAGGGTATCATGAACAGATCGCTGCAAGCGCCACTTCCTCCAAGGAGGGATCCCAAGACGACGCTCAGCGTTGGGAGAGCCAGGGCGAAGAGTATGGTTGCGGGTTTAG AAGAAGGAGAAAGAGAAGAGACTGAAGACTTAACGAAGTCAAGTTCGGTGGAGTCTATACACAAAATGACGGACATCTCGAAATTTGGCACGCTGGTAACGAAGACTGCTTCGATCAGGCAGAGACCTATTTCCGGAAGGGTCACCTCCAGCGAATTGGAGGAGCTGTTCGAGAAGCAAAAGTCCGAGGATGTTTATGGCAAAAACTCACTAATGATCAGTTCGAGGTTTCAAGCTGGGGGAACTATTTCTAGTCATCCAAGTTCTCCTGCTAAGACTAGGGTGTACGCTAGTGTGGCCGAGATGAAGAGGAATAAGAGTAAG AATACGAAGGTCCGATTCACCAACTTATTCTCGAAGGGCAAGGGTGAACTGAGAAGGGATTTCCACAGCACGCCCGACTTGACTCAAGAGTTGGCCATGATGTCCGTCAAGAACCATCGGAGCCAAGAGGACTTGGTCCTTCTCCAGAATAGAACTCTACCTCCTACGCATCCTCCACCACCTCCACCGGCCATGGTTCAGATGGTCAAGGTGGATAACAGGATTTCCAAGACGGAATATGACAATTTGGCCCACAAGAATTCTCCCAGAGAAG gaataatttcatccttcaaaccaTCAGCTAATGCCAAACTCTATGCCTCACCTGAAGACATGAAACAGGTGGGATATAGATCAAAAAGCCTTCCTTCTCATTCGGCAAGACCTCAAGTAAGAAAATCACAAAGCATGAGATCTAATGCTACTTTCAAGCCGACCTGTACAAGTTCGCCGCCAAATGAACCTCAAGTCAATAAAAACAATCCCTATGCTCAACCGATACAAACATCGAGGTCGAATTCATCCGCAA GTATGAAAGATAGACTGAGAAAAATACCTACCAGTAAATCAGCTTCAAATGTCATGGTCACATCCCCTGGAGATACGCCATCCATTCCGGAACCTGATTACAGTTGTAGCGAGTCGGAAGGTGAATCTGACGAGGAGAACAAAAACAGCTCGAGTCTGGCTTCTAGGTTAACAGCGGTACAGCTGCAGCCGGTGGAAAACAGTGGAAACAGCAATGCAAG TGGAAGCAGTTCTGGCAGCAGTTCAGTTCCTCCAAGTTTCACCGCGGATGAAATACAAAAAGGTAGATCGATGTTGAAATCGTCCAAGTCTTATCCAGAAGATTTCTTGAGAAGAAACGAGTCTGACATAAGGGTGGAAGACGGTGACAATAGTTCTTCAGGTGTCAGTTCTGACCAAGAAGCTCATAGCAATATGAACTCAGAATATCCCGAAAGAATGACCAATGAATTACCAAGTTCGAAAAAACACCTCACAG gattatttacGAAGCAATCTAGTCTACCTGTTAAATTTCAACCACCGATAACTCAAGCCTCAgctggaaaaaaagaattccgACTTCCTCCACCTCCAGAATTCATCGAGTCAGAAACTAACGTTGATGCTGCTAGCACCCTAGCTGTTATAGCACCCATAGCCCCTCCACCACAGTTCAGCGACGATCGACGAGTAACTAGAGTTAGAATAGTGGGAGCCGTTCCCAAAGATGCTCCACCACCCGCAGCAAAAACTGCTCAACCGAACCTAAAACATGGGAGGTTACATAGTCAATGA